Proteins from a single region of Gemmatirosa kalamazoonensis:
- a CDS encoding PadR family transcriptional regulator, whose protein sequence is MADPTELLHGTLDTLVLKTLAWGPRHGYAIARWLEGMGADVLKIEEGSLYPALYRLERRGWIEAEWGLSETKRRVKLYHLTDAGRERLAVETAQWSRFADTVARILHAPDGTPA, encoded by the coding sequence CCGAGCTGCTCCACGGAACGCTCGACACGCTGGTCCTGAAGACCCTCGCCTGGGGGCCACGCCACGGCTACGCCATCGCGCGCTGGCTCGAGGGGATGGGCGCCGACGTCCTCAAGATCGAGGAGGGGTCGCTCTATCCCGCGCTCTACCGGCTCGAGCGCCGCGGCTGGATCGAGGCCGAGTGGGGGCTCTCGGAGACGAAGCGGCGCGTGAAGCTCTACCACCTCACCGACGCCGGCCGCGAGCGCCTCGCCGTCGAGACCGCGCAGTGGAGCCGGTTCGCCGACACGGTCGCCCGCATTCTCCACGCGCCCGACGGCACGCCCGCCTAA